A part of Pectinophora gossypiella chromosome Z, ilPecGoss1.1, whole genome shotgun sequence genomic DNA contains:
- the LOC126380438 gene encoding uncharacterized protein LOC126380438, giving the protein MACVRCGESHAAKDCLRPKEVPATCCNCGGTHPANSSSCPVKLRELRNTKAGTAPMIVARRAPLPPPPPTVDPTSEPTARSSLMAAANGPDGPKPRRPKRIRARAKPAPAATMSVEPQPTPTPNQAVAAPPGGGKKAKPPAEIPPAPSSEKLEVLEQTIQLLHNVLAAIRSRTDPVPIIV; this is encoded by the exons ATGGCCTGTGTCCGCTGTGGCGAAAGCCACGCGGCCAAGGATTGCCTGCGGCCCAAAGAAGTCCCAGCAACATGTTGCAACTGCGGGGGGACTCACCCGGCCAACAGCTCTTCGTGCCCGGTCAAGTTGCGCGAGCTGCGGAACACGAAGGCGGGTACCGCGCCTATGATCGTTGCAAGAAGAGCCCCACTGCCACCTCCACCTCCAACAGTGGACCCCACCAGCGAGCCAaccgcgcggagctcgcttatggccgcggcgaacggcccagacGGGCCCAAGCCGCGTAGGCCGAAGCGCATCCGCGCGAGGGCAAAACCTGCCCCTGCAGCCACCATGTCTGTCGAGCCGCAGCCGACACCGACGCCGAaccaagcggtcgccgccccCCCCGGAggggggaagaaggcgaagccccCAGCGGAAATACCACCGGCCCCATCCAGCGAAAAACTGGAAGTGTTGGAGCAGACGATTCAGCTGCTCCACAACGTCCTCGCTGCCATCCGCTCACGGACTGACCCTGTGCCCATCAta GTGTAA
- the LOC126380437 gene encoding uncharacterized protein LOC126380437 — translation MESPITKETKRADEAGPTKEISAISLQMRIPKFWRDRVRLWFISFEAVTHELKKGQKELAQMVVAQLEKHDIEQVADLLYHMPDEKPYDALKARLISVYEESEERQLQQLLSEMELGDQKPTHLLRKMKELAHNKISDDTLRMMWMNLLPSHVRSVLVVSDSFSSKSKLDELALLADKMIEHTHQVSSVACRPQPQNQDLIEEIRKLTLEVAELKRNQSRYSRPQARRNRDSSHSPPRSHSRGSSRSHSASSPH, via the coding sequence ATGGAATCTCCTATTACTAAAGAGACGAAACGAGCCGACGAAGCAGGACCGACGAAAGAAATCTCCGCTATTTCGCTGCAAATGAGAATTCCGAAGTTCTGGCGCGACCGAGTACGACTATGGTTCATAAGTTTCGAAGCTGTCACCCACGAGCTGAAGAAAGGCCAGAAGGAGCTTGCCCAGATGGTCGTCGCTCAACTTGAAAAACACGACATTGAGCAAGTCGCTGATCTCCTCTACCATATGCCTGACGAGAAGCCATACGACGCCCTGAAAGCCCGTCTTATCTCCGTCTACGAGGAATCCGAAGAGCGCCAACTGCAACAGCTGCTTTCCGAAATGGAATTAGGCGATCAGAAGCCTACTCACCTGCTAAGGAAAATGAAAGAGCTGGCGCACAACAAGATTTCCGACGACACACTGCGCATGATGTGGATGAACCTCCTACCATCCCATGTCCGTTCCGTACTAGTTGTCAGTGACAGTTTCAGCAGCAAGTCGAAACTAGATGAACTCGCACTCCTTGCCGACAAGATGATCGAACATACACATCAAGTTTCCTCAGTCGCATGTCGACCACAGCCGCAGAATCAAGATCTAATCGAAGAAATTCGCAAGTTAACACTTGAAGTAGCCGAATTAAAGCGAAATCAATCACGATATTCCCGTCCGCAAGCCCGCCGCAACCGCGACTCGTCGCATAGTCCACCTCGCTCACACTCACGTGGatcgtctcgctcgcactccgCAAGTTCGCCGCACTGA